The following proteins are co-located in the Streptomyces sp. NBC_00435 genome:
- a CDS encoding RRQRL motif-containing zinc-binding protein, whose protein sequence is MSLTFADCHDPTGRVHGLPTFPWRLAPDGLATRRQLRALGLRPGGQDIAGQVLRPRFRRGPLAAFLYRVDRAKPVRPMTPAKTAALAKANTARRTCPECKADAGYVIPVSLGMCIPCAYPSSP, encoded by the coding sequence ATGAGCCTCACGTTCGCCGACTGCCACGACCCGACGGGAAGAGTCCACGGCCTGCCCACCTTCCCCTGGCGGCTCGCCCCCGACGGTCTCGCCACCCGACGCCAGCTCCGCGCCCTGGGGCTGCGCCCCGGCGGTCAGGACATCGCCGGCCAGGTCCTGCGCCCGCGCTTCCGGCGTGGGCCGCTGGCCGCGTTCCTGTACCGCGTCGACCGCGCCAAGCCCGTCCGGCCGATGACGCCGGCCAAGACGGCCGCGCTCGCGAAGGCCAACACCGCCCGCCGCACCTGCCCCGAATGCAAGGCCGATGCCGGATACGTCATCCCGGTCTCGCTCGGCATGTGCATCCCCTGCGCGTACCCGTCCTCGCCCTGA